The proteins below are encoded in one region of Stenotrophomonas bentonitica:
- the pilG gene encoding twitching motility response regulator PilG: MTENMAAGGELAGMRVMVIDDSKTIRRTAETLLKREGCEVVTATDGFEALAKIADQQPQIIFVDIMMPRLDGYQTCALIKNNQLFKKTPVIMLSSKDGLFDKARGRIVGSEQYLTKPFTREELLGAIRTYVNA; encoded by the coding sequence ATGACTGAAAACATGGCTGCGGGTGGGGAACTCGCAGGAATGAGAGTCATGGTCATCGATGATTCGAAGACCATTCGACGCACCGCTGAAACACTGCTCAAGCGCGAAGGCTGCGAGGTGGTGACCGCGACCGATGGTTTCGAGGCCCTGGCCAAGATCGCCGACCAGCAGCCGCAGATCATCTTCGTGGACATCATGATGCCGCGGCTGGACGGCTATCAGACCTGCGCGCTGATCAAGAACAACCAGCTGTTCAAGAAGACACCGGTGATCATGCTGTCCTCCAAGGACGGCCTGTTCGACAAGGCGCGTGGGCGCATCGTGGGCTCGGAGCAGTACCTGACCAAGCCTTTCACGCGTGAAGAACTGCTGGGTGCCATCCGCACATACGTAAACGCCTGA
- the gshB gene encoding glutathione synthase — MPLNVIVVMDPIAHIKIAKDTTFAMLLEAQRRGHALHYVSPGGLALRDGVAVARTAPLQVRDDKHDWFTLGEFSQTTFGPGQVVLMRKDPPVDAEFIYDTQVLGVAQQAGAMVVNDPQGLRDFNEKLAALLFPQCCPPTLVSRRHADLKAFVLEHGQAVLKPLDGMGGRSIFRSGTGDANLNVILETLTDGERKLALAQKFIPDITAGDKRILLVDGEPVDYCLARIPQGDEFRGNLAAGGRGEGRPLSERDRWIAAQVGPEMKRRGMRFVGLDVIGDYLTEVNVTSPTCVRELDAQFGLNIAGTLFDAIEASLPR; from the coding sequence ATGCCGTTGAACGTCATCGTGGTGATGGACCCCATCGCCCACATCAAGATCGCCAAGGACACCACCTTCGCCATGCTGCTGGAAGCCCAGCGCCGTGGCCATGCCCTGCACTACGTCAGCCCCGGTGGGCTGGCCCTGCGCGACGGCGTGGCGGTGGCCCGGACCGCGCCGCTGCAGGTGCGCGACGACAAGCATGACTGGTTCACGTTGGGCGAATTCAGCCAGACCACGTTCGGCCCCGGCCAGGTCGTGCTGATGCGCAAGGATCCGCCGGTGGATGCCGAATTCATCTACGACACGCAGGTACTGGGCGTGGCCCAGCAGGCCGGCGCGATGGTGGTCAACGACCCGCAGGGGCTGCGCGATTTCAACGAGAAGCTGGCCGCGCTGCTGTTCCCGCAGTGCTGCCCGCCGACCCTGGTGAGCCGCCGCCACGCCGACCTGAAGGCGTTCGTGCTCGAGCACGGCCAGGCCGTGCTGAAGCCGCTGGACGGCATGGGCGGGCGTTCGATCTTCCGCAGCGGCACCGGTGACGCCAACCTCAACGTGATCCTGGAAACGCTCACCGACGGCGAGCGCAAGCTGGCCCTGGCGCAGAAATTCATTCCCGACATCACCGCCGGCGACAAGCGCATCCTGCTGGTCGATGGCGAGCCGGTGGACTACTGCCTGGCCCGGATTCCGCAGGGCGACGAGTTCCGCGGCAACCTGGCCGCCGGCGGTCGCGGCGAGGGCCGCCCGCTGAGCGAGCGCGACCGCTGGATCGCCGCCCAGGTCGGCCCGGAGATGAAGCGGCGCGGCATGCGCTTCGTCGGCCTGGACGTGATCGGCGATTACCTGACCGAGGTCAACGTCACCAGCCCGACCTGCGTGCGCGAGCTGGATGCGCAGTTCGGGCTGAACATCGCCGGCACCCTGTTCGACGCGATCGAGGCCAGCCTGCCGCGATGA
- a CDS encoding energy transducer TonB family protein produces MVPLQARESQRLGATLALSVLVHALLILGVGFAVSDNAALVPTLDVIFSQTQTPLTPKQADFLAQANQQGGGDHDKAQRPRDNQTGIVPQPQAGLSPVPQQRQDAARPPPPQARVVASRNSPDQVAKAETQPLPENPQPDAAPTAREQRDAEMARLAAEVHLRSAQYAKRPNRKFVSASTREYAYANYLRAWVDRAERVGNLNYPDEARQRRLGGQVVITVGVRRDGSVESSRILRSSGTPLLDETALRVIRLAQPFPPLPKTDDGVDILQVTRTWVFLPGGELRDDR; encoded by the coding sequence ATGGTGCCGCTGCAGGCCCGCGAGTCGCAGCGCCTGGGTGCGACCCTGGCGCTGTCGGTGCTGGTGCACGCGCTGCTGATCCTGGGCGTGGGCTTCGCGGTGAGCGACAACGCCGCGCTGGTACCGACCCTGGACGTGATCTTCAGCCAGACCCAGACCCCGCTGACGCCGAAGCAGGCCGACTTCCTGGCCCAGGCCAACCAGCAGGGCGGCGGCGACCACGACAAGGCACAGCGCCCGCGCGACAACCAGACCGGGATCGTGCCGCAGCCGCAGGCCGGGCTGTCGCCGGTGCCGCAGCAGCGCCAGGACGCGGCGCGTCCGCCGCCGCCGCAGGCGCGGGTGGTGGCCAGCCGCAACAGCCCCGACCAGGTGGCCAAGGCCGAAACGCAACCGCTGCCGGAGAATCCGCAGCCGGACGCGGCGCCCACCGCGCGCGAACAGCGCGATGCGGAAATGGCCCGGCTGGCGGCCGAAGTGCACCTGCGCTCGGCGCAGTACGCCAAGCGCCCGAACCGCAAGTTCGTGTCGGCGAGTACGCGTGAATACGCCTATGCCAATTACCTGCGCGCCTGGGTCGACCGCGCCGAGCGCGTGGGCAACCTCAATTACCCCGACGAAGCGCGCCAGCGCCGGCTCGGCGGCCAGGTGGTGATCACCGTGGGCGTACGCCGCGACGGCAGCGTGGAAAGCAGCCGGATCCTGCGCAGCAGCGGCACCCCGCTGCTGGACGAAACCGCGCTGCGCGTGATCCGTCTCGCCCAGCCGTTCCCGCCGCTGCCGAAGACCGATGATGGCGTGGACATCCTGCAGGTGACGCGGACGTGGGTGTTCCTGCCGGGCGGGGAATTGCGGGACGACCGGTGA
- a CDS encoding glycosyltransferase gives MSTSLADARYFLNRMIGLFRRSLASLRTRGWQATWQRIRVHTRALPPLQREPLYLPAATPFAPFAVPYSVEPRVSIVIPVYNHVAHTLACLRALAAHPPQVACEILVVDDGSTDETLQWMPRIEGLRYEVRAHNGGFIEACNDGVARSKGDFVVLLNNDTVPQPGWLDALLETFQRVPDAGLVGSQLLYPDGRLQESGGVVFSDGSAWSYGRFESPEDPRYTALRDVDYCSGAAVMLPRALWDALGGLDTRYRPAYYEDTDLAFAVRAAGKRVLVQPASRVVHDEGTSNGTDTSTGIKAYQVRNRSVFAAKWEQVLAGHLAPGSVPGPALLHRNQRQVLILDERVPQPDRDSGSLRQYNLIRMLLAEGLHVVFVPTLREHAGAATEALQEMGVEVWYAPFLEGVGTWLREHGPRFAVVMMVRHHVASECLPLLRRYAPQARRVFDTVDLHYLRERRGAELAGDAALLRNAERTRTRELAVMAGSDVTVLVSEAERVQLQVDAPDVQVALVSNLHEVAGGGARWEQRRDLVFVGGFRHPPNVDAMHWFIGEVFAHIRAQLPDIQFHCIGADVPPALHALAATQPGVQIHGFVPVVTPYMDEVRIAVAPLRFGAGVKGKVNLSMAHGQPVVATTCAVEGMHLRDGEDVLVADDAEAFAAAVVRLYRDQALWQQLSSAGLRNVADHFSLDAARETVRQVFT, from the coding sequence ATGTCGACCTCCCTGGCCGATGCACGCTATTTCCTGAACCGTATGATCGGCCTGTTCCGACGCAGCCTGGCCAGCCTGCGGACACGGGGATGGCAGGCCACCTGGCAGCGGATCCGGGTGCATACCCGTGCCCTGCCCCCGCTGCAGCGCGAGCCGCTGTACCTGCCTGCCGCCACGCCGTTCGCGCCGTTTGCGGTGCCGTACAGCGTTGAACCGCGGGTCAGCATTGTGATCCCGGTGTACAACCACGTCGCCCACACCCTGGCCTGCCTGCGCGCGTTGGCCGCGCACCCGCCGCAGGTTGCCTGCGAGATCCTGGTGGTGGATGACGGCAGCACCGATGAGACCTTGCAGTGGATGCCCCGGATCGAGGGCCTGCGCTACGAGGTACGGGCCCACAATGGCGGCTTCATCGAAGCCTGCAATGACGGCGTGGCCCGCTCGAAGGGCGACTTCGTGGTCCTGCTCAACAACGACACGGTGCCGCAGCCGGGCTGGCTGGATGCCCTGCTGGAGACCTTCCAGCGCGTGCCCGACGCGGGGCTGGTGGGCTCGCAGCTGCTGTATCCGGACGGCCGCCTGCAGGAATCGGGCGGCGTGGTGTTCAGCGACGGCAGCGCCTGGAGCTACGGACGCTTTGAGTCGCCGGAAGATCCGCGCTACACCGCGCTACGCGACGTGGACTACTGCTCCGGCGCCGCCGTGATGCTGCCACGCGCCCTGTGGGACGCCCTCGGCGGCCTGGACACGCGTTACCGCCCGGCCTATTACGAAGACACCGACCTGGCCTTCGCGGTGCGTGCCGCCGGCAAGCGCGTACTGGTGCAGCCGGCCAGCCGCGTGGTGCATGACGAAGGCACCAGCAACGGCACCGACACCAGCACCGGGATCAAGGCCTACCAGGTGCGCAACCGCAGCGTGTTCGCGGCCAAGTGGGAACAGGTGCTGGCCGGCCACCTGGCGCCGGGCAGCGTGCCCGGCCCGGCGCTGCTGCATCGCAACCAGCGCCAGGTGCTGATTCTGGACGAACGGGTCCCGCAGCCCGACCGCGATTCCGGTTCGCTGCGCCAGTACAACCTGATCCGCATGCTGCTGGCCGAAGGCCTGCACGTGGTATTCGTGCCGACCCTGCGCGAACACGCCGGCGCGGCCACCGAAGCGCTGCAGGAGATGGGCGTGGAAGTCTGGTACGCGCCGTTCCTGGAAGGCGTCGGCACCTGGCTGCGCGAACACGGCCCGCGATTTGCGGTGGTGATGATGGTCCGCCACCACGTGGCCAGCGAATGCCTGCCACTGCTGCGCCGTTACGCACCGCAGGCGCGGCGCGTGTTCGACACGGTCGACCTGCACTACCTGCGCGAACGCCGCGGCGCGGAACTGGCGGGCGACGCGGCGCTGCTGCGCAACGCCGAACGCACCCGCACGCGCGAGCTGGCGGTGATGGCCGGCAGCGATGTGACCGTACTGGTCAGCGAGGCCGAACGCGTGCAGCTGCAGGTGGATGCGCCCGATGTGCAGGTGGCGCTGGTCTCCAACCTGCATGAGGTGGCCGGTGGCGGTGCCCGCTGGGAACAGCGCCGCGACCTGGTGTTCGTCGGCGGGTTCCGCCATCCGCCGAACGTGGACGCCATGCACTGGTTCATCGGTGAGGTCTTCGCGCACATCCGCGCGCAGTTGCCGGACATCCAGTTCCACTGCATCGGCGCCGACGTGCCGCCGGCGCTGCACGCGCTGGCCGCGACCCAACCCGGCGTGCAGATCCATGGCTTCGTGCCGGTAGTTACCCCCTACATGGACGAGGTCCGCATCGCGGTGGCACCGCTGCGCTTCGGTGCCGGCGTCAAGGGCAAGGTCAACCTGAGCATGGCGCACGGCCAGCCGGTGGTGGCCACCACCTGCGCGGTCGAGGGCATGCACCTGCGCGATGGCGAGGACGTGCTGGTGGCCGACGACGCCGAAGCGTTCGCCGCCGCTGTCGTGCGCCTGTATCGCGATCAAGCGCTATGGCAGCAGTTGTCGTCTGCCGGCCTGCGCAATGTCGCCGACCACTTCTCGCTGGACGCCGCACGCGAAACCGTGCGGCAGGTCTTCACCTAG
- a CDS encoding ATP-dependent DNA helicase, whose amino-acid sequence MSRLAHASSEALSEGGTLASQLDAFVARPAQLRLTTAIAEAFDQREVLLAEAGTGTGKTFAYLVPALLSGLKTIISTGTRALQDQLYHRDLPRVRAALGVGHSSALLKGRSNYLCRYRLQQARGEPRFTSPQEVAQFQRILAWSGRTQYGDMAELEALPDDSPLYPMVTSTVDNCLGTECPFWQDCFVVQARQRAQAADVVVVNHHLLLADLALKQEGFGEILPGAQAFVIDEAHQLPELAANFFGEGFGMRPWQELARDCLAESRSVAGAQATLQAQAASLEQLLRDLRVAMDGLPSRGTQWRALAVPQVRDGFDAAMSALVGLRDALDGVREASPGLDACHARAVEAVSRLSRWLGEDAPMLDFEADPEHAPAPAEVLWYELTPRGFRCQRTPMDVSGPLREHRQRSMAAWVFTSATLTVDGQFDHIAQRLGLDDPITLLQPSPFDWARQALCYLPTDLPDPAARGFGTALIRALTPVLEASAGRAFLLFASHRALREAAEALRDAPWPLFVQGEAPRATLLQRFRESGNGVLLGSASFREGVDVVGDALSVVVIDKLPFAAPDDPVFEARLDAIRRDGGNPFRDEQLPQAVIALKQGVGRLIRSETDRGVLVLCDPRLVTRSYGRTFLDSLPPFRRTRVLGDVQAFFAPQWAVAPAAAPASDDFPTSLF is encoded by the coding sequence ATGTCCCGTCTTGCCCATGCCAGCAGTGAAGCCCTCAGCGAGGGCGGCACGCTCGCCAGCCAACTCGATGCCTTCGTTGCGCGCCCGGCCCAGCTGCGCCTGACTACCGCGATCGCCGAAGCCTTCGACCAGCGCGAGGTGCTGCTGGCCGAGGCCGGCACCGGCACCGGCAAGACCTTTGCCTACCTGGTGCCGGCGCTGCTGTCCGGCCTGAAGACCATCATCTCCACCGGTACCCGCGCGCTGCAGGACCAGCTTTATCACCGCGACCTGCCGCGCGTGCGCGCCGCGCTCGGGGTCGGGCACAGCAGCGCGCTGCTCAAGGGCCGTTCCAACTACCTGTGCCGTTACCGCCTGCAGCAGGCGCGCGGCGAGCCGCGTTTCACCTCGCCACAGGAAGTGGCGCAGTTCCAGCGCATCCTGGCCTGGTCCGGGCGCACCCAGTACGGCGACATGGCCGAACTGGAAGCGCTGCCGGACGATTCGCCGCTGTACCCGATGGTCACCTCCACGGTCGACAACTGCCTGGGCACCGAATGCCCGTTCTGGCAGGACTGCTTCGTGGTGCAGGCGCGCCAGCGGGCGCAGGCAGCCGACGTGGTGGTGGTCAACCACCACCTGTTGCTGGCCGACCTCGCATTGAAGCAGGAAGGGTTCGGCGAGATCCTGCCGGGTGCGCAGGCGTTCGTGATCGACGAAGCGCACCAGCTGCCCGAGCTGGCCGCCAACTTCTTCGGCGAAGGTTTCGGCATGCGTCCATGGCAGGAACTGGCGCGCGACTGCCTGGCCGAGAGCCGCAGCGTGGCCGGTGCGCAGGCCACGCTGCAGGCGCAGGCCGCCAGCCTGGAACAGCTGCTGCGCGACCTGCGCGTGGCGATGGACGGGTTGCCGTCGCGCGGTACCCAATGGCGCGCCCTGGCGGTGCCGCAGGTGCGCGACGGTTTCGACGCGGCGATGAGCGCGCTGGTCGGGCTGCGCGATGCGCTGGACGGCGTGCGCGAGGCCTCGCCGGGCCTGGATGCCTGCCATGCGCGCGCGGTGGAAGCGGTCTCGCGGCTGTCGCGCTGGCTGGGCGAGGATGCGCCGATGCTCGATTTCGAAGCCGACCCCGAGCACGCGCCGGCGCCGGCCGAAGTGCTGTGGTACGAACTTACCCCGCGCGGTTTCCGCTGCCAGCGCACGCCGATGGATGTGTCCGGACCGCTGCGCGAGCATCGCCAGCGCTCGATGGCGGCCTGGGTGTTCACCTCGGCGACGCTGACCGTGGACGGGCAGTTCGACCATATCGCGCAGCGGCTGGGACTGGACGATCCGATCACGCTGCTGCAGCCCAGTCCGTTCGATTGGGCCCGGCAGGCGCTGTGTTACCTGCCGACCGACCTGCCGGATCCGGCCGCGCGTGGCTTCGGTACCGCGCTTATCCGAGCCTTGACGCCGGTGCTGGAGGCGTCCGCGGGCCGGGCGTTCCTGCTGTTCGCCTCACACCGCGCGCTGCGCGAAGCGGCCGAGGCGCTGCGCGATGCGCCGTGGCCGCTGTTCGTGCAGGGCGAAGCGCCGCGTGCCACGCTGCTGCAGCGGTTCCGCGAATCCGGCAACGGCGTGCTGCTGGGCTCGGCCAGTTTCCGCGAAGGCGTGGACGTGGTCGGCGACGCGCTCAGCGTGGTGGTGATCGACAAGCTGCCGTTCGCCGCCCCCGACGACCCGGTGTTCGAAGCGCGGCTGGACGCGATCCGCCGCGACGGCGGCAACCCGTTCCGCGACGAGCAGCTGCCGCAGGCGGTGATCGCGCTCAAGCAGGGGGTGGGGCGCCTGATCCGCAGCGAAACCGACCGTGGCGTGCTGGTCCTGTGCGACCCGCGCCTGGTCACGCGGAGCTATGGCCGTACCTTCCTGGATTCGCTGCCGCCGTTCCGCCGCACCCGCGTGCTGGGCGATGTGCAGGCCTTCTTTGCGCCACAATGGGCCGTCGCGCCCGCGGCCGCGCCTGCCAGCGACGACTTTCCTACTTCCCTGTTCTGA
- a CDS encoding SDR family oxidoreductase — MTVLVSGATSQIGRFLLPRLVAAGLPVRALSRHAQPAQPGVDWQVGDMRALAVPEQPLQAIVSFAPLDAWGDWLATQGVAPAAKIIVTSSMSVLTKQGSAQADEQALVALLQRGERNLATQAERLGMQWTILRPTLVYGAGVDRSLTPIVARARRTRVFPIPMAHGLRQPVHADDIAQAVLAAVQGDAAAGQTLQIGGGERLDYQQMFQRVHASIGTATLPLYLPGMALRLLGATVPRARGPVSRLEQDLVADNTALTALLGVRPRPFAPTAGTWRPR; from the coding sequence ATGACGGTTCTTGTTTCAGGCGCTACCAGCCAGATCGGCCGCTTCCTGTTGCCACGCCTTGTGGCGGCAGGTCTGCCGGTGCGCGCGTTGAGCCGGCATGCACAGCCGGCGCAGCCGGGCGTGGACTGGCAGGTGGGCGACATGCGCGCGCTGGCGGTGCCAGAGCAGCCGCTGCAGGCCATCGTCAGTTTCGCGCCGCTGGATGCGTGGGGCGACTGGCTGGCGACGCAGGGCGTGGCCCCGGCGGCGAAGATCATCGTGACCAGTTCGATGAGCGTGCTGACCAAGCAGGGCTCGGCACAAGCCGATGAGCAGGCGCTGGTGGCGCTGCTGCAGCGGGGCGAACGGAACCTGGCGACGCAGGCCGAGCGCCTGGGCATGCAGTGGACGATCCTGCGCCCGACCCTGGTGTACGGCGCCGGCGTCGACCGCAGCCTGACCCCGATCGTGGCCCGGGCCCGTCGCACCCGGGTGTTCCCGATTCCAATGGCGCACGGGTTGCGCCAGCCGGTGCACGCCGATGACATCGCGCAGGCGGTGCTGGCGGCCGTGCAGGGCGATGCCGCCGCGGGCCAGACCCTGCAGATCGGCGGGGGCGAGCGCCTGGACTACCAGCAGATGTTCCAGCGCGTGCATGCCAGCATCGGCACCGCCACGCTGCCGCTGTACCTGCCGGGCATGGCGTTGCGCCTGCTCGGGGCCACGGTGCCGCGCGCGCGCGGCCCGGTCTCGCGGCTGGAGCAGGACCTGGTTGCCGACAACACCGCGTTGACCGCGCTGCTGGGCGTGCGTCCACGGCCATTTGCGCCCACCGCCGGGACCTGGCGGCCTAGGTGA
- the mrcB gene encoding penicillin-binding protein 1B produces the protein MPRRYDSDDIDEFEDDTESHGPLWRRRLITWGMAAVALGLGFLIPYTVYLNTQVTQRFGELRWQIPTRVYARPLALAPGLAMDAQTLKTELAASAYRDDGTGKSPATFSQEGGRFVVSSRGYNDVDGKVAPRRIELSLSGGQIASLRDADSRKAIKAARLDPARIATLYGQKQEERRLVRLEETPELLVTGLQAVEDKDFNRHHGIDLSGIARAVWVTVRSGGQSRQGASTLTQQLARSGLLGIGKEQTVTRKFNEVLYALIMEARYDKRTILEAYLNQVYLGQRGSQAIHGMSSGAEFWFGRDLSSLNTEHIALLIGLVKGPSYYDPRRNPERALDRRNFVLGKLHENGLIDDAELQRALKAPLGVPKTPGLIAANRFPAYVDLVRRQLGHDYPESVLQGAGLSVMTGMAPSAQAYAEGAVTKTLKSLENKRRPELQAGLVLTDVHNGDVLAVVGSRDVSEPGFNRAIEAQRQVGSLLKPFVYLLALAQPDKYSLASFVDDSPVTVQLSRGKQWTPGNADNRSHGTVRLIDALAHSYNQATVRVGMQVGPERVTQLIHVLAGLKAESNPAVILGSTDQSPYAMAQLYQFLASGGEIQPLHAVRGVLDPQGKLLKRYDKTPAPAQEGDSIAANLISIGLQQVVSSGTAQRLNADGLSRLQAAGKTGTSNDGRDSWYAGYTGDHLAVVWMGNDQNAQTGLFGATGAMRVWSGIFSRLPSAPLKVSNKGLDWQPVEAGSIAATDESCPGARRLPFVVGYAPAYTPCVAPTALPEGEGGEGSEGGGWRSWFGLDKKPDPPAEPAPAAPATTPPAR, from the coding sequence GTGCCCCGACGCTACGATTCCGACGACATCGACGAGTTCGAAGACGACACCGAAAGCCACGGTCCGCTGTGGCGCCGCCGCCTGATCACCTGGGGCATGGCCGCCGTGGCGCTGGGGCTGGGCTTCCTGATTCCGTACACGGTGTACCTGAACACCCAGGTCACCCAGCGATTCGGCGAGCTGCGCTGGCAGATTCCCACCCGCGTGTACGCGCGGCCGCTGGCGCTGGCGCCGGGCCTGGCGATGGACGCGCAGACGCTCAAGACCGAACTGGCGGCCTCGGCCTACCGCGACGACGGCACCGGCAAGTCGCCGGCCACGTTCAGCCAGGAGGGCGGGCGCTTCGTCGTTTCCAGCCGCGGCTACAACGACGTGGACGGCAAGGTGGCGCCGCGCCGGATCGAACTGAGCCTGTCCGGCGGGCAGATCGCCTCGCTACGCGACGCCGACAGCCGCAAGGCGATCAAGGCCGCGCGACTGGATCCGGCGCGCATTGCCACCCTGTACGGCCAGAAGCAGGAAGAACGCCGACTGGTGCGGCTGGAAGAGACTCCCGAGCTGCTGGTCACCGGCCTGCAGGCGGTGGAAGACAAGGACTTCAACCGCCACCACGGCATCGACCTGAGCGGCATCGCCCGCGCGGTGTGGGTCACCGTGCGCTCCGGCGGCCAGAGCCGGCAGGGCGCGTCGACCCTGACCCAGCAGCTCGCGCGCAGCGGCCTGCTCGGGATCGGCAAGGAACAGACCGTCACCCGCAAGTTCAATGAAGTGCTGTACGCGCTGATCATGGAAGCGCGCTACGACAAGCGCACCATCCTTGAGGCCTACCTCAACCAGGTCTACCTGGGCCAGCGCGGCAGCCAGGCGATCCACGGCATGTCGTCCGGCGCCGAATTCTGGTTTGGCCGCGACCTGTCCTCGCTCAACACCGAACACATTGCGCTGCTGATCGGGCTGGTCAAGGGGCCGTCCTACTACGACCCGCGCCGCAATCCCGAACGCGCGCTGGACCGCCGCAACTTCGTGCTCGGCAAGCTGCATGAAAACGGTCTGATCGACGACGCCGAACTGCAGCGGGCGCTCAAGGCGCCGCTGGGCGTGCCAAAGACCCCGGGCCTGATCGCAGCCAACCGCTTCCCGGCCTATGTCGACCTGGTGCGCCGCCAGCTCGGCCACGATTACCCGGAGTCGGTGCTGCAGGGGGCCGGGCTGAGCGTGATGACCGGCATGGCGCCGTCGGCGCAGGCCTATGCCGAAGGCGCGGTGACCAAGACCCTGAAGTCGCTGGAAAACAAGCGTCGCCCCGAGCTGCAGGCCGGCCTGGTGCTGACCGACGTGCACAACGGCGACGTGCTGGCCGTGGTCGGCAGCCGCGATGTGTCCGAGCCGGGCTTCAACCGCGCCATCGAGGCGCAGCGCCAGGTCGGTTCGCTGCTCAAGCCGTTCGTGTACCTGCTGGCCCTGGCGCAGCCGGACAAGTATTCGCTGGCCAGCTTCGTCGACGACTCTCCGGTTACGGTGCAGCTCAGCCGCGGCAAGCAGTGGACGCCGGGCAACGCGGACAACCGCAGCCACGGTACCGTGCGCCTGATCGACGCGCTCGCTCATTCCTACAACCAGGCCACCGTGCGCGTGGGCATGCAGGTCGGCCCGGAGCGGGTCACCCAGCTGATCCACGTGCTGGCCGGGCTGAAGGCCGAGAGCAATCCAGCGGTGATCCTGGGTTCGACCGACCAGAGTCCGTATGCGATGGCCCAGCTGTACCAGTTCCTGGCATCGGGCGGCGAGATCCAGCCGCTGCATGCGGTGCGTGGCGTGCTCGACCCGCAGGGCAAGCTGCTCAAGCGCTACGACAAGACCCCGGCGCCGGCACAGGAAGGCGACTCGATCGCCGCCAACCTGATCAGCATCGGGCTGCAGCAGGTGGTGTCCAGCGGCACCGCGCAGCGGCTCAATGCCGACGGGTTGTCGCGCCTGCAGGCGGCCGGCAAGACCGGTACCTCCAATGACGGCCGCGACAGCTGGTATGCCGGCTACACCGGCGACCACCTGGCGGTGGTCTGGATGGGCAACGACCAGAACGCGCAGACCGGGCTGTTCGGCGCCACCGGCGCGATGCGGGTGTGGTCGGGCATCTTCAGCCGCCTGCCCAGCGCGCCCTTGAAGGTCAGCAACAAGGGCCTGGACTGGCAGCCGGTGGAAGCCGGCAGCATTGCCGCGACCGATGAATCCTGCCCCGGCGCACGCCGGTTGCCGTTCGTGGTCGGCTACGCGCCGGCGTACACGCCCTGCGTGGCCCCGACCGCGTTGCCGGAAGGCGAGGGCGGCGAGGGCAGCGAAGGCGGTGGCTGGCGCAGCTGGTTCGGGCTGGACAAGAAGCCCGACCCCCCGGCCGAACCGGCCCCGGCCGCACCCGCGACCACTCCCCCCGCTCGATGA
- the tsaB gene encoding tRNA (adenosine(37)-N6)-threonylcarbamoyltransferase complex dimerization subunit type 1 TsaB yields MKLLAFETATEACSVALYVDGQVRERFEVAPRRHAELSLPWAEALLAEAGVARSQLDAIALGRGPGAFTGVRLAIAIAQGIALALDRPLLPVSTLQVLALRAPVEATHVLSSIDARMGEVYVARQVRVDGQWQLQGEELVCAPEAVTLPDGTRWYGVGTGFGAAEGVLATRLAGQLDGVDAQALPRASDLLALAVPMFERGEGVAPELVEPAYLRNNVALTLVEQQAARAAKQG; encoded by the coding sequence ATGAAACTGCTCGCCTTTGAAACCGCCACCGAAGCCTGTTCCGTTGCCCTGTACGTGGATGGGCAGGTCCGCGAACGCTTCGAGGTCGCGCCGCGGCGGCACGCCGAGCTGAGCCTGCCGTGGGCCGAAGCCCTGCTGGCCGAGGCGGGCGTGGCCCGTTCGCAGCTGGACGCGATCGCGCTGGGCCGCGGCCCGGGCGCCTTTACCGGCGTGCGCCTGGCGATCGCGATCGCGCAGGGCATCGCGCTGGCGCTGGACCGCCCGCTGTTGCCGGTCTCCACCCTGCAGGTGCTGGCGCTGCGGGCGCCGGTTGAGGCGACCCACGTGCTGAGCAGCATCGACGCGCGCATGGGCGAGGTGTACGTGGCGCGGCAGGTGCGCGTGGACGGGCAGTGGCAGCTGCAGGGCGAAGAGCTGGTGTGCGCCCCGGAGGCGGTGACATTGCCGGACGGCACGCGCTGGTATGGCGTGGGCACCGGATTTGGTGCGGCTGAGGGCGTGCTGGCTACGCGGTTGGCTGGCCAGCTGGACGGCGTGGACGCGCAGGCCTTGCCGCGCGCGTCGGACCTGCTGGCGCTGGCGGTGCCGATGTTCGAGCGCGGCGAGGGCGTGGCGCCGGAGCTGGTGGAACCGGCCTACCTGCGCAACAACGTCGCGTTGACCCTGGTGGAACAGCAGGCTGCGCGGGCGGCGAAACAGGGGTAA